A single genomic interval of Spirosoma linguale DSM 74 harbors:
- a CDS encoding hypothetical protein (KEGG: scl:sce5305 hypothetical protein) has translation MKALWRDLRDHLRTDFRPDLYIATALWAALLLAVNYYFDFEDRYIDAHQGKPVWPVLYFCLYATAYYISVWLWTYFHNRPDIWRNREFWLRSGTALICYSIYAGFYAHSNWSRQLFDGQVYVFAYYCLHNLQSVLTIVLPLYLFYTFADPYRSNFYGIAPKRKGLVLYASLLALMIPLITLASFQPDFLQSYPTYHDTNANEFFGVPEWITALVYELCYGWDFVPTELLFRGFLVIGLSRVLGNGAVLPMVVWYCCIHFGRPLGEAISSLFGGYLLGVLALSTRSIWGGLLIHIGIAWGMEIAAFLQR, from the coding sequence GTGAAAGCCCTCTGGCGCGACCTGCGCGACCATCTCCGCACTGACTTTCGTCCTGATCTCTACATCGCCACCGCACTCTGGGCAGCACTACTCCTCGCCGTCAACTATTACTTCGACTTCGAAGACCGCTACATCGACGCGCATCAGGGAAAGCCGGTATGGCCGGTGCTGTATTTTTGCCTGTATGCGACGGCCTATTACATCAGCGTCTGGCTTTGGACCTACTTTCATAACCGACCCGACATCTGGCGTAACCGCGAGTTCTGGCTCCGAAGTGGAACCGCACTGATTTGTTACTCGATTTATGCCGGTTTTTACGCACATAGCAACTGGAGCCGACAACTGTTCGATGGGCAGGTCTATGTGTTTGCCTATTATTGTCTGCACAACCTGCAGTCGGTGCTGACGATTGTGTTGCCGCTGTATCTGTTTTATACGTTTGCAGATCCTTACCGCTCAAACTTTTATGGAATAGCGCCTAAACGGAAGGGGCTTGTTCTATACGCTTCTCTGTTGGCCCTGATGATTCCGCTCATTACGCTGGCGTCGTTCCAACCCGATTTCCTGCAATCGTACCCAACCTACCACGATACCAACGCCAACGAATTTTTCGGGGTACCCGAGTGGATAACCGCACTCGTCTACGAGCTTTGCTACGGGTGGGACTTCGTGCCGACAGAGCTGCTCTTCCGGGGCTTTCTGGTTATAGGTTTATCCCGCGTTCTGGGTAATGGAGCCGTTTTGCCGATGGTAGTCTGGTATTGTTGCATTCATTTCGGACGTCCGTTGGGCGAAGCGATATCGTCGCTATTCGGTGGCTATTTGCTGGGCGTTCTGGCGTTGAGCACGCGCAGTATATGGGGTGGGCTGCTCATTCACATCGGCATTGCATGGGGTATGGAAATTGCCGCATTTTTGCAACGTTAG